One Mycobacterium marseillense DNA window includes the following coding sequences:
- a CDS encoding TetR/AcrR family transcriptional regulator has protein sequence MPKVSEDHLAARRRQILDGARRCFAEFGYDKATVRRLEKAIGMSRGAIFHHFRDKDALFFALAHEDAERMADVASRAGLIQVMRDMLAAPDQFDWLATRLEIARKLRNDPAFSRGWAERSAELAAATTDRLRRQTEAHRVRDDVPGDVLQCYLELVLDGLVARLASGEDPQRLSSVLDLVENSVRRSDFGGSRRESGDTASKGT, from the coding sequence GTGCCCAAGGTCAGCGAGGATCATCTGGCGGCCCGCCGCCGCCAGATCCTCGACGGCGCCCGCCGCTGCTTCGCCGAATTCGGCTACGACAAGGCCACGGTGCGCCGGCTGGAGAAGGCGATCGGGATGTCGCGCGGCGCAATCTTCCACCATTTCCGGGACAAGGACGCGCTGTTTTTCGCCCTCGCCCACGAGGACGCCGAGCGGATGGCCGATGTCGCCTCCCGCGCCGGACTGATCCAGGTGATGCGGGACATGCTGGCCGCGCCCGACCAGTTCGACTGGCTGGCCACCAGATTGGAGATCGCCCGCAAGCTGCGCAACGATCCCGCGTTCAGCCGCGGCTGGGCGGAGCGATCGGCCGAACTGGCGGCGGCGACCACCGATCGGTTGCGCCGGCAGACCGAGGCGCACCGGGTGCGCGACGACGTGCCCGGCGATGTACTGCAGTGCTATCTGGAGTTGGTGCTCGACGGCCTGGTGGCCCGGTTGGCGTCCGGCGAGGATCCGCAGCGCCTGTCCTCCGTGCTCGACCTGGTGGAAAACTCGGTGCGGCGCAGCGATTTTGGCGGTTCTCGACGCGAGAGTGGCGACACTGCGAGCAAGGGGACGTGA
- a CDS encoding DUF6676 family protein: MTGQDFIGPLPQTVPVLPTYIPVDVDMTMIKTQVAATGVSAPPAAMPGLLEVVNQAHADGINLKIVLLDHNPPNDTPLRDISTVVGADYHDATVLTLSPSYVGSYSTQFPRVTLEAGEDIAKTGNPVVSAQHFLHELDTPEFPWTGLTIFLLIAVLAAAVGTRLLQTRGTRPATSEDTATPQDAEANTGA; this comes from the coding sequence ATGACCGGGCAAGATTTCATCGGACCGCTGCCGCAAACGGTTCCGGTCCTCCCCACCTACATTCCGGTGGACGTCGACATGACGATGATCAAGACCCAGGTCGCCGCCACCGGAGTCAGCGCGCCGCCGGCGGCCATGCCCGGACTGCTCGAGGTGGTCAACCAGGCGCACGCCGACGGCATCAACCTCAAGATCGTGCTGCTCGACCACAACCCCCCGAACGACACCCCGCTGCGCGACATCTCGACGGTGGTCGGCGCCGATTACCACGACGCCACGGTGCTGACGCTGAGCCCGAGTTACGTCGGCAGCTACAGCACGCAGTTCCCGCGCGTCACCCTCGAGGCCGGCGAGGACATCGCCAAGACGGGCAACCCGGTCGTCTCGGCGCAGCATTTCCTGCACGAGCTCGACACGCCCGAGTTTCCCTGGACCGGCCTGACGATCTTCCTGTTGATCGCGGTCCTCGCCGCGGCCGTGGGCACCCGACTGCTGCAGACGCGCGGCACGCGCCCAGCAACCTCGGAGGACACCGCGACGCCTCAGGATGCCGAGGCCAACACCGGGGCCTGA
- a CDS encoding aconitate hydratase yields MTDSVNSFGARNTLEVGDKSYQIYRLDAVPNTEKLPYSLKVLAENLLRNEDGSNITKDHIEAIANWDPKAEPSIEIQYTPARVVMQDFTGVPCIVDLATMREAIGELGGDAEKVNPLAPADLVIDHSVIADLFGTADSFERNVEIEYQRNGERYQFLRWGQGAFQDFKVVPPGTGIVHQVNIEYLASVVMERDGVAYPDTCVGTDSHTTMVNGLGVLGWGVGGIEAEAAMLGQPVSMLIPRVVGFKLTGEIQAGVTATDVVLTVTEMLRKHGVVGKFVEFYGEGVAEVPLANRATLGNMSPEFGSTAAIFPVDEETISYLRFTGRKEEQLALVEAYAKEQGMWHDPKHEPEYSEYIELDLSDVVPSIAGPKRPQDRIVLSEAKSTFREQIPNYVGDQDGQQGYSKLDEVVEETFPASDPGSPTNGHADDVPEAQSAAAHANGRPSNPVTVKSDELGEFVLDHGAVVIAAVTSCTNTSNPEVMLGAALLARNAVEKGLASKPWVKTTMAPGSQVVNDYYDKAGLWPYLEKLGFYLVGYGCTTCIGNSGPLPEEISKAINDNDLSVSAVLSGNRNFEGRINPDVKMNYLASPPLVVAYALAGTMDFDFDEEPLGQDKEGNDVFLKDIWPSQQDVSDTIASAINSEMFTKNYADVFKGDERWRNLPTPSGNTFEWDSDSTYVRKPPYFEGMPAEPEPVADITGARVLALLGDSVTTDHISPASSIKPGTPAAQYLDEHGVERKDYNSFGSRRGNHEVMIRGTFANIRLRNLLLDDVSGGYTRDFTQDDAPQAFIYDAAQNYAVQDIPLVVLGGKEYGSGSSRDWAAKGTRLLGVRAVIAESFERIHRSNLIGMGVIPLQFPDGKSAEDLGLDGTEVFDITGIEALNDGTTPKTVKVKASKDGNDVEFDAVVRIDTPGEADYYRNGGILQYVLRNMLKSGQKSD; encoded by the coding sequence GTGACTGATTCTGTGAACTCATTCGGAGCCCGCAACACCCTCGAGGTCGGCGACAAGAGTTACCAGATCTATCGCCTCGACGCCGTCCCCAATACCGAGAAGCTCCCCTACAGCCTCAAAGTGCTGGCCGAGAACCTGCTGCGCAACGAGGACGGCAGCAACATCACCAAGGACCACATCGAGGCCATCGCGAACTGGGATCCCAAGGCGGAGCCCAGCATTGAGATCCAGTACACCCCCGCCCGCGTCGTGATGCAGGACTTCACCGGCGTGCCGTGCATCGTCGACCTGGCCACCATGCGCGAGGCGATCGGCGAGCTCGGCGGCGACGCGGAGAAGGTCAACCCGCTCGCCCCGGCCGATCTGGTGATCGACCACTCCGTGATCGCCGACCTGTTCGGCACCGCCGACTCGTTCGAGCGCAACGTCGAGATCGAGTACCAGCGCAACGGCGAGCGTTACCAGTTCCTGCGCTGGGGGCAGGGCGCATTCCAGGACTTCAAGGTGGTGCCCCCCGGCACCGGCATCGTGCACCAGGTCAATATCGAATACCTGGCCAGCGTCGTGATGGAGCGGGACGGGGTGGCCTACCCCGACACCTGCGTGGGGACCGACTCGCACACCACGATGGTCAACGGCCTCGGCGTGCTCGGCTGGGGCGTGGGCGGTATCGAGGCCGAGGCCGCGATGCTCGGCCAGCCCGTGTCGATGCTGATCCCCCGCGTGGTCGGCTTCAAGCTGACCGGCGAGATCCAGGCCGGCGTGACGGCGACCGATGTGGTGCTGACCGTGACCGAGATGCTGCGCAAGCACGGAGTGGTCGGCAAGTTCGTCGAGTTCTACGGCGAGGGCGTGGCCGAGGTGCCGCTGGCCAACCGCGCCACCTTGGGCAACATGAGCCCCGAATTCGGTTCCACCGCAGCCATTTTCCCTGTCGACGAGGAGACCATCTCCTACCTGCGCTTCACCGGGCGCAAGGAAGAACAGCTGGCGCTGGTCGAGGCCTACGCCAAGGAACAGGGCATGTGGCACGACCCGAAGCACGAGCCCGAGTACTCCGAATACATCGAGCTCGACCTGTCCGACGTCGTGCCGTCGATCGCCGGGCCCAAGCGCCCGCAGGACCGAATCGTGTTGTCGGAAGCCAAGTCCACGTTCCGGGAGCAGATCCCCAACTACGTCGGCGACCAGGACGGCCAGCAGGGCTACTCGAAGCTGGACGAGGTGGTCGAGGAGACGTTCCCGGCCAGTGACCCGGGATCCCCGACGAACGGCCACGCCGACGACGTGCCCGAGGCGCAGTCGGCCGCCGCGCACGCCAACGGGCGCCCGAGCAACCCGGTGACGGTCAAATCCGACGAGCTCGGCGAGTTCGTGCTCGACCACGGCGCGGTCGTCATCGCCGCGGTCACGTCGTGCACCAACACCTCCAACCCCGAGGTGATGTTGGGCGCCGCGCTGCTGGCGCGCAACGCCGTCGAGAAGGGGCTGGCGTCCAAGCCGTGGGTCAAGACCACCATGGCGCCGGGCTCGCAGGTGGTCAACGACTACTACGACAAGGCCGGCCTGTGGCCGTATCTGGAGAAGCTCGGCTTCTATCTGGTCGGCTACGGATGCACCACCTGCATCGGTAACTCCGGCCCGCTGCCCGAGGAAATCTCGAAGGCCATCAACGACAACGACCTTTCGGTGTCCGCGGTCCTCTCGGGTAACCGCAACTTCGAGGGCCGCATCAACCCGGACGTGAAGATGAACTACCTGGCGTCGCCGCCGCTGGTGGTGGCCTACGCGCTGGCCGGCACCATGGACTTCGACTTCGACGAGGAGCCCCTGGGCCAGGACAAGGAAGGCAATGACGTCTTCCTCAAAGACATCTGGCCGTCGCAGCAGGACGTCTCCGACACCATCGCCTCGGCGATCAACTCCGAGATGTTCACCAAGAACTACGCCGACGTGTTCAAGGGCGACGAGCGCTGGCGCAACCTGCCCACCCCGAGCGGCAACACCTTTGAGTGGGACTCGGATTCGACGTACGTGCGTAAGCCCCCGTACTTCGAGGGCATGCCCGCCGAGCCCGAGCCGGTCGCCGACATCACCGGCGCGCGTGTCCTGGCGCTGCTGGGCGATTCGGTGACCACCGACCACATCTCGCCCGCCAGCAGCATCAAGCCGGGCACCCCGGCGGCGCAGTACCTCGACGAGCACGGCGTGGAGCGCAAGGACTACAACTCCTTCGGCTCGCGGCGCGGCAACCACGAGGTGATGATCCGCGGCACGTTCGCCAACATCAGGCTGCGCAACCTGCTGCTCGACGACGTGTCCGGCGGCTACACCCGCGACTTCACCCAAGACGACGCGCCGCAGGCGTTCATCTACGACGCGGCGCAAAACTATGCGGTACAAGACATTCCGCTGGTAGTGCTGGGTGGCAAGGAGTACGGGTCGGGCTCGTCGCGTGACTGGGCGGCCAAGGGCACCCGGCTGCTCGGTGTGCGCGCGGTGATCGCCGAGTCCTTCGAGCGGATCCACCGGTCCAACCTGATCGGCATGGGTGTGATCCCGTTGCAGTTCCCGGACGGCAAGTCGGCCGAGGATCTGGGGCTGGACGGCACCGAGGTCTTCGACATCACCGGCATCGAGGCGCTCAACGACGGCACGACGCCGAAGACGGTGAAGGTCAAGGCAAGTAAGGATGGCAACGACGTCGAGTTCGACGCGGTGGTGCGCATCGACACCCCCGGCGAAGCCGATTACTACCGCAACGGCGGCATCCTGCAGTACGTGCTGCGCAACATGCTCAAGTCGGGCCAGAAGTCAGACTAG